The Allochromatium tepidum genome has a window encoding:
- a CDS encoding arylesterase: MRYRLLILIATLCLPCGAVFAEAPVVLVLGDSLSAGYGIDTERGWVARLAERIERNGLPHRVVNAAVSGETTAGGLTRLPALLDRHRPAVLVIALGANDGLRGWGFDVIRENLTRLVVQGREAGARVLLIGVRLPPNYGVSYTDGFQAVFMEVAAEQGVPLVPALLKGVAEDWGLMQADGLHPTAEAQERLLDNVWPTLEPLLSD; the protein is encoded by the coding sequence ATGAGATATCGACTCCTGATTCTGATTGCGACACTGTGCCTGCCCTGTGGGGCGGTGTTTGCCGAGGCGCCGGTCGTGCTGGTGCTGGGCGACAGTCTGAGCGCCGGCTATGGTATCGACACCGAACGCGGCTGGGTGGCGCGGCTCGCCGAACGCATCGAGCGTAACGGCCTGCCGCATCGCGTGGTCAATGCCGCCGTGTCCGGTGAGACCACGGCCGGCGGTCTGACGCGCCTGCCGGCGCTGCTCGATCGCCATCGCCCGGCGGTGCTCGTCATCGCACTCGGCGCCAACGATGGACTGCGCGGCTGGGGCTTTGATGTGATTCGCGAAAATCTCACGCGGCTCGTGGTCCAGGGGCGCGAAGCGGGCGCGCGCGTGCTGCTCATTGGGGTGCGACTGCCGCCGAACTATGGTGTGTCCTACACCGACGGCTTTCAAGCCGTGTTTATGGAGGTCGCCGCCGAGCAGGGCGTGCCCCTGGTGCCGGCCCTGCTCAAGGGCGTGGCCGAGGACTGGGGTCTGATGCAGGCCGATGGTCTGCATCCGACCGCCGAGGCGCAGGAGCGACTCCTCGACAACGTCTGGCCGACCCTGGAGCCGTTGTTGTCGGACTGA
- a CDS encoding NAD(P)/FAD-dependent oxidoreductase has protein sequence MQRVTIVGSGFAALTSVIELRKRAPDVEITLVSRRPEFVYYPGLIWVPSGLRTGDDLVIDLRYFFERMKVRHLAGEATGLKNGGRLLETTHGSVENDGLIIASGGRFIKKLPGIEHAIVPCEGVVAAKEIRDRVRAMDGGHIAMGFAGNPNEPSSMRGGPIFEFLFGMDYQLRREKRRDRFNLHFFTPAERPGNRLGPKAVDGLLAEMARRGIHTHLGHKLKGFSETKVMTEAEEFDADLILFMPGLTGNAWFDDTDLPRSPGGLLQADAQCRVPGFERVYVAGDSGSFPGPDWMPKQGHMADLQARAAARNLLAEFAGQEPKAGFRVELICIVDTNDSGMLVARNEKFNLVLPSMRLFHWLKRFFEWLYLRRYR, from the coding sequence ATGCAACGTGTCACTATCGTCGGTTCCGGGTTCGCCGCCCTGACGTCCGTCATCGAACTGCGCAAGCGCGCGCCCGATGTCGAGATCACGCTCGTCAGCCGCCGGCCCGAGTTCGTCTACTATCCGGGCCTGATCTGGGTGCCCAGCGGTCTGCGCACGGGCGATGATCTGGTCATCGATCTGCGCTATTTCTTCGAGCGCATGAAGGTCCGGCATCTGGCCGGCGAGGCGACCGGACTCAAGAACGGCGGTCGTTTGCTGGAGACCACGCACGGCTCGGTCGAGAACGATGGTCTGATCATCGCCAGCGGCGGGCGCTTCATCAAAAAACTCCCCGGCATCGAGCATGCCATCGTCCCCTGCGAGGGCGTCGTGGCGGCGAAGGAGATCCGCGACCGGGTGCGTGCGATGGACGGCGGTCATATCGCCATGGGTTTCGCCGGCAATCCGAACGAACCCAGCTCGATGCGCGGCGGCCCGATCTTCGAGTTCCTGTTCGGGATGGACTATCAGCTCAGGCGCGAGAAACGGCGCGACAGGTTCAACCTGCATTTCTTCACCCCCGCCGAGCGTCCCGGCAACCGGCTCGGACCCAAGGCGGTCGACGGTCTGCTCGCCGAGATGGCGCGTCGCGGCATCCACACCCATCTGGGCCACAAGCTCAAGGGCTTCAGCGAAACCAAGGTCATGACCGAGGCCGAGGAATTCGACGCCGATCTCATCCTGTTCATGCCGGGCCTGACGGGTAACGCCTGGTTCGACGACACGGATCTGCCGCGCTCGCCGGGCGGGCTGCTCCAGGCCGATGCCCAGTGCCGGGTGCCGGGCTTCGAGCGGGTCTATGTCGCCGGCGACTCGGGCAGCTTCCCCGGTCCCGACTGGATGCCCAAGCAGGGCCACATGGCCGATCTTCAGGCGCGCGCGGCGGCGCGCAATCTGCTCGCCGAGTTCGCCGGCCAGGAACCCAAGGCCGGTTTCCGCGTCGAGCTGATCTGCATCGTCGACACCAACGACAGCGGGATGCTGGTCGCACGCAACGAGAAGTTCAATCTGGTCCTGCCTTCGATGCGGCTGTTCCACTGGCTCAAGCGGTTCTTCGAGTGGCTGTATCTGCGCCGTTATCGCTAA
- the secF gene encoding protein translocase subunit SecF, producing the protein MTQKRTINELNIDFMRRRKPAAWLSGVVLLVCLLSIVFRGFDFGLDFTGGTVIELGYAQPIELSEVRAVLETQGHGGATIQYFGSRTDILIRLAPQDGVEEDSAKLSDRVFQALSQAAQGQVELRRVEFVGPQVGEELREQGGLAVLFALIGILIYVALRFEWRFAVGAVVALIHDVLFTVGIFSLFQIQFDLTVLAAVLAVIGYSLNDTIVIFDRVRENFRRMRKGTVIGIMNRSINETLSRTIVTSGTTLLVLVALYVLGGETINGFALALIIGILVGTYSTIYVATAIVVWLGLSRDDLLPVKKEGAELDLLP; encoded by the coding sequence ATGACTCAAAAACGCACCATCAACGAACTCAACATCGATTTCATGCGCCGGCGCAAGCCGGCGGCCTGGCTCTCGGGCGTGGTCTTGCTCGTCTGTCTGCTGTCGATCGTCTTCCGGGGCTTCGACTTCGGGCTGGACTTCACCGGCGGCACCGTCATCGAACTGGGCTATGCCCAGCCGATCGAGCTGAGCGAGGTGCGCGCCGTCCTGGAGACCCAGGGCCACGGCGGGGCCACCATCCAGTATTTCGGCTCACGCACGGACATCCTAATACGTCTGGCGCCGCAGGATGGCGTGGAAGAAGACAGCGCCAAACTGAGTGACCGCGTCTTCCAGGCACTCAGTCAGGCTGCTCAGGGACAGGTCGAACTGCGCCGGGTCGAGTTCGTCGGTCCCCAGGTCGGCGAGGAACTGCGCGAACAGGGCGGACTGGCCGTGCTGTTCGCCCTGATCGGTATCCTGATCTATGTCGCGCTGCGCTTCGAATGGCGCTTCGCGGTCGGCGCCGTGGTCGCGCTCATCCATGACGTGCTCTTCACCGTCGGCATCTTCTCGCTGTTCCAGATCCAGTTCGATCTGACGGTGCTCGCGGCCGTGCTGGCGGTGATCGGTTACTCGCTCAACGACACCATCGTCATCTTCGACCGGGTGCGCGAGAACTTCAGGCGCATGCGTAAGGGCACGGTGATCGGGATCATGAACAGATCGATCAACGAAACGCTCTCACGCACCATCGTCACCTCGGGCACCACGCTCCTGGTGCTGGTGGCGCTCTACGTCCTGGGCGGCGAGACCATCAACGGGTTTGCGCTGGCGCTCATCATCGGTATCCTGGTCGGTACCTACTCGACCATCTATGTCGCCACGGCGATCGTGGTCTGGCTGGGCCTGAGCCGCGACGACCTGCTGCCGGTCAAGAAGGAAGGCGCCGAACTGGATCTGCTGCCTTAA
- the secD gene encoding protein translocase subunit SecD: MNRYPLWKNLLILGVILAGLLLAWPNLYSQDPSIEITAARGHEISEASPGEIKAALENAKVPLKGIESLEGGKLLARFDTPGEQLRAQEAIERTLSERYRTALTQSADLPGWMRRLGLNQMSLGLDLRGGIHVVIDVDMEAALEQAVERYSGDLRTLLREDKIRYLTLTRDGADILIRFEDAATRDAGEKKLKREFRELDIQPSEESGAFVLRAALPETEQQKIKDFALQQNITTLRNRVNALGVAEPSIARQGDRRIVVELPGAQDPGRLKEILGATATLEYRLVDTEGSVADAVAGRPPVGSKLYYERNGTPILLKRRVIVTGDQIIDASAGFDSQSGSPAVFVSLDGQGARRMRDVTTENVGKPMAVVFIENRTTTQMVDGKPVKTTRKVEEVISVATIREPFGRRFQTTGLDSSTEAHDTALLLRSGALAAPIEIVEERTIGPSLGQDNIDQGLASVMLGLGLVLLFMAVYYRVFGLVANLALVVNLVLTIAVLSMLQATLTLPGIAGIVLTIGMAVDANVLIYERIREEIRNGNSPQASIHAGFDKAFSTIVDANVTTLIAAVVLFSFGTGPIKGFAVTLFIGIITSMFTAILGSRALINLIYGGRRLNKLAI; the protein is encoded by the coding sequence ATGAACCGATACCCCTTGTGGAAGAATCTACTCATCCTGGGCGTCATCCTGGCCGGCCTGCTGCTGGCCTGGCCGAATCTCTACTCCCAGGATCCATCGATCGAGATCACGGCTGCGCGCGGTCATGAGATCAGCGAGGCCAGTCCCGGCGAGATCAAGGCCGCGCTCGAGAACGCCAAGGTGCCGCTCAAGGGCATCGAGTCCCTGGAAGGCGGCAAGCTGCTCGCCCGTTTCGACACGCCCGGCGAACAGTTGCGCGCTCAGGAGGCCATCGAGCGCACACTTTCCGAACGCTATCGCACCGCGCTCACCCAGTCGGCCGACCTGCCCGGCTGGATGCGCCGGCTCGGTCTCAATCAGATGTCGCTCGGTCTGGATCTGCGCGGCGGTATCCATGTCGTCATCGACGTCGATATGGAGGCCGCGCTCGAACAGGCCGTCGAGCGCTACAGCGGCGATCTGCGCACCCTGTTGCGCGAGGACAAGATTCGCTATCTGACCCTGACCCGCGACGGCGCCGACATCCTGATTCGCTTCGAGGATGCCGCCACCCGCGACGCGGGCGAGAAGAAACTCAAGCGCGAGTTCCGCGAACTCGACATCCAGCCGAGCGAAGAGTCCGGCGCCTTCGTGCTGCGCGCCGCCCTGCCCGAGACCGAGCAGCAGAAGATCAAGGACTTCGCGCTCCAGCAGAACATCACCACCCTGCGCAACCGCGTCAACGCGCTCGGCGTGGCCGAGCCGAGCATCGCCCGTCAGGGCGATCGGCGCATCGTGGTCGAACTGCCGGGCGCTCAGGATCCGGGCCGTCTGAAGGAGATCCTCGGTGCCACCGCCACACTCGAATACCGTTTGGTCGACACCGAGGGCAGCGTCGCCGACGCCGTCGCCGGACGTCCGCCCGTGGGCAGCAAGCTCTATTACGAGCGCAACGGCACCCCGATCCTGCTCAAGCGCCGCGTGATCGTCACCGGCGACCAGATCATTGACGCCTCGGCCGGCTTCGACAGCCAGAGCGGCAGTCCGGCGGTGTTCGTCAGTCTCGACGGCCAGGGCGCGCGGCGCATGCGCGACGTCACCACCGAGAACGTCGGCAAGCCGATGGCCGTGGTCTTCATCGAGAACCGCACCACCACCCAGATGGTCGACGGCAAGCCGGTCAAGACCACGCGCAAGGTGGAAGAAGTCATCAGCGTCGCGACCATCCGCGAACCCTTCGGGCGGCGCTTCCAGACCACCGGCCTGGACAGCAGCACCGAGGCTCACGACACCGCCCTCCTGCTGCGCTCGGGCGCGCTCGCCGCCCCGATCGAGATCGTCGAGGAACGCACCATCGGCCCCAGCCTGGGTCAGGACAACATCGATCAGGGTCTGGCCTCGGTCATGCTCGGCCTGGGACTGGTCCTGCTGTTCATGGCCGTCTACTACCGGGTGTTCGGTCTGGTCGCGAATCTGGCCCTGGTGGTCAATCTGGTGCTGACCATCGCTGTGCTCTCGATGCTGCAAGCGACCCTCACCCTGCCCGGCATCGCCGGCATCGTGCTCACCATCGGCATGGCCGTGGACGCCAATGTGCTCATCTACGAGCGCATCCGCGAGGAGATCCGCAACGGCAACTCGCCCCAGGCCAGCATCCACGCCGGCTTCGACAAGGCGTTCTCGACCATCGTCGACGCCAACGTGACCACGCTGATCGCCGCCGTGGTGTTGTTCAGCTTCGGCACGGGGCCGATCAAAGGCTTCGCGGTGACGCTGTTCATCGGCATCATCACCTCCATGTTCACCGCCATCCTCGGCTCGCGCGCCCTGATCAATCTGATCTACGGCGGACGGCGACTGAACAAGCTGGCCATCTGA
- the yajC gene encoding preprotein translocase subunit YajC, with protein MSFFISDAPAQGEAVAPAAGDPFMALLPLVLFAVVFYFLLIRPQAKRQKEHRKMVESLAKGDEIITMGGMAGRIADLGENFALVEIADGIKVKIRRTAVESVLPKGTLQEL; from the coding sequence ATGAGCTTCTTCATCTCCGACGCCCCGGCCCAGGGCGAGGCCGTCGCGCCGGCGGCCGGCGATCCCTTCATGGCCCTGCTGCCGCTGGTCCTGTTCGCCGTCGTCTTTTACTTCCTGCTGATCCGCCCCCAGGCCAAGCGCCAGAAAGAACACCGCAAGATGGTCGAGTCGCTGGCCAAGGGCGACGAGATCATCACCATGGGCGGCATGGCCGGACGCATCGCCGACCTCGGCGAGAACTTCGCCCTGGTCGAGATCGCCGACGGCATCAAGGTCAAGATCCGCCGCACCGCCGTGGAATCCGTGCTGCCCAAGGGCACCTTGCAGGAACTCTGA
- the aceK gene encoding bifunctional isocitrate dehydrogenase kinase/phosphatase, translating to MAWTEAKLIAEAILEGFERHFRLFRETTAGARMRFEQADWPAAQAAARERIGFYDTRVGETVALLKREFHLRDPSDTLWRRIKVEYMRLLPRLNQPELAETFYNSVFCRLFDRHYYNNSYIFVWPLISTEHLEAEVPIFRPYYPARDGFARVIARILRDAGFKRRFRDMRRDIRCLLLSIRSRFPANRAIHQNFQIAVLCAPFFRNKGAYIIGKAINGADQIPFVIPILNDPEQGLYVDTLLTGVEDISNVFSFSRAYFMVDTEAPAAVVDFLRPLMPRKSKAELYTAIGFQKFGKAEFYRDFIKHLRYSSDEFVIAPGIRGMVMCVFTLPSFPYVFKIIKDRFPPPKEMTREQVKEKYQLVKMHDRVGRMADSWEYSHVAFPLDRFSPALLELLEAECAGSLERVDDQLIIKHLYIERRLSPLNLYLHTADDDDIRHAIGEYGDAIKQLAAANIFPGDFLFKNFGVTRHGRVVFYDYDELCYLTECNFRDIPEAPYPEMELSEETWYTAGPKDVFPEEFATFLLTDPRIRKVFLARHRELLDPDWWRARQANIRAGHLEDVFPYPVERRFRKDREEFPRRYPHLAEL from the coding sequence ATGGCCTGGACCGAAGCCAAACTCATCGCTGAAGCCATTCTCGAAGGCTTCGAGCGTCACTTCCGGCTGTTTCGCGAGACCACGGCCGGCGCCCGGATGCGCTTCGAGCAGGCCGACTGGCCGGCGGCACAGGCCGCCGCGCGCGAGCGCATCGGTTTCTACGATACGCGTGTCGGCGAGACCGTGGCGTTGCTGAAACGTGAGTTCCATCTGCGCGACCCCAGCGACACGCTCTGGCGCCGGATCAAGGTCGAGTACATGCGCCTGCTGCCCCGGCTCAATCAGCCCGAACTGGCCGAGACCTTCTACAACTCGGTCTTCTGCCGGCTGTTCGACCGCCACTACTACAACAACAGCTATATCTTCGTCTGGCCGCTGATCTCGACCGAGCATCTGGAGGCCGAGGTTCCCATCTTCCGGCCCTATTATCCGGCGCGCGACGGCTTCGCCCGCGTCATCGCGCGCATCCTGCGCGATGCCGGATTCAAGCGCCGCTTCCGTGACATGCGGCGCGACATCCGCTGTCTGCTGCTCTCGATCCGCTCGCGCTTCCCGGCCAATCGCGCCATTCATCAGAACTTCCAGATCGCGGTGCTGTGCGCGCCTTTCTTCCGCAACAAGGGCGCTTATATCATCGGCAAGGCGATCAACGGCGCCGATCAGATCCCCTTCGTCATCCCCATCCTCAACGACCCGGAACAGGGACTCTATGTCGACACGCTCCTGACGGGGGTGGAGGACATCTCGAACGTCTTCAGCTTCTCGCGCGCCTATTTCATGGTCGACACCGAGGCGCCGGCCGCCGTGGTCGATTTCCTGCGTCCGCTGATGCCGCGCAAGAGCAAGGCCGAACTCTATACCGCGATCGGGTTCCAGAAGTTCGGCAAGGCCGAGTTCTATCGTGACTTCATCAAGCACCTGCGCTACTCGTCCGATGAGTTCGTGATCGCGCCCGGCATTCGCGGCATGGTGATGTGCGTCTTCACCCTGCCGTCCTTCCCCTATGTGTTCAAGATCATCAAGGACCGCTTCCCGCCGCCGAAGGAGATGACGCGCGAGCAGGTCAAGGAGAAGTACCAACTGGTCAAGATGCACGATCGCGTCGGTCGCATGGCCGACTCCTGGGAATACTCGCATGTCGCCTTTCCGCTCGATCGCTTCTCGCCGGCCCTGCTGGAGCTGCTGGAGGCCGAGTGCGCCGGCAGCCTCGAACGGGTCGACGATCAGCTCATCATCAAGCATCTCTACATCGAGCGCCGACTCTCGCCGCTGAATCTCTACCTGCACACCGCCGACGATGACGACATCCGCCATGCCATCGGCGAGTACGGCGACGCCATCAAGCAGCTGGCCGCCGCCAACATCTTCCCCGGCGACTTCCTGTTCAAGAACTTCGGCGTCACCCGGCATGGGCGCGTGGTCTTCTACGACTACGACGAACTCTGCTATCTGACCGAGTGCAACTTCCGCGACATCCCAGAGGCCCCCTATCCCGAGATGGAACTGAGCGAGGAGACCTGGTACACCGCCGGTCCCAAAGATGTCTTTCCGGAGGAGTTCGCGACCTTCCTGCTCACCGACCCGCGCATCCGCAAGGTCTTTCTCGCCAGGCATCGTGAACTGCTCGACCCGGACTGGTGGCGCGCGCGCCAGGCCAATATCCGGGCCGGGCATCTGGAGGACGTCTTTCCCTATCCGGTCGAGCGGCGCTTTCGCAAGGATCGCGAGGAGTTCCCGCGCCGCTATCCGCATCTGGCGGAGCTGTGA
- the rlmD gene encoding 23S rRNA (uracil(1939)-C(5))-methyltransferase RlmD yields the protein MSRKPKTLPAPIEAEIQTLTHEGRGLTRIDGKTLFVDGALPGERVRLRYTRVQRRFDEAEVEEVITASPDRIEPKCAHFGVCGGCTLQHLNPEAQIRVKHDSLADVFERIGKVTPERRLDPLTAESWGYRRKARLGVRHVVKKGRTLVGFRERRNSFLADLRRCEVLHPQVGGRLETLAATIETLSIRDHVPQIEMAMGDGPCVLVFRVMQTPTPEDEARLLELGRREGFHIYLQDGGIDSIRPLPGQEVALSYSLPNHGVEIGFLPSDFTQVNLELNRRMVDQALDLLGPDPDDAVLDLFCGLGNFTLPLARRSAEVVGVEGDAGLVERARANAAHNGLDNVRFHVADLQTELSTEAPWTRQRFTKALIDPPRSGALEVLDWLPRLGVERLVYVSCYPTTLARDADRLVNELGYRLRAAGVMDMFPHTSHVESMALFER from the coding sequence GTGTCGAGAAAACCCAAAACCCTCCCCGCGCCCATCGAGGCCGAGATCCAGACCCTGACCCATGAAGGCCGCGGCCTGACCCGCATCGACGGCAAGACCCTGTTCGTCGATGGCGCGCTACCCGGCGAGCGCGTGCGTCTGCGCTATACCCGCGTCCAGCGCCGCTTCGACGAGGCCGAGGTCGAGGAAGTCATCACGGCCTCGCCCGACCGCATCGAACCGAAGTGCGCCCACTTCGGCGTCTGCGGCGGCTGTACGCTCCAGCATCTGAACCCCGAGGCCCAGATCCGCGTCAAGCACGACAGTCTGGCCGACGTCTTCGAGCGCATCGGCAAGGTGACGCCCGAACGCCGGCTCGACCCGCTCACCGCTGAGTCCTGGGGCTATCGACGCAAGGCACGGCTCGGTGTGCGCCATGTCGTCAAGAAAGGCCGCACCCTGGTCGGCTTTCGCGAACGGCGCAACAGCTTTCTGGCCGATCTGCGCCGCTGCGAGGTGCTGCACCCGCAGGTCGGCGGGCGCCTGGAGACGCTGGCGGCGACCATCGAGACCCTGAGCATCCGCGACCACGTCCCCCAGATCGAGATGGCCATGGGCGATGGTCCCTGTGTGCTGGTGTTCCGCGTCATGCAGACGCCGACGCCCGAGGACGAGGCGCGTCTGCTCGAACTCGGCCGACGCGAAGGCTTCCACATCTATCTCCAGGACGGCGGCATCGACAGCATCCGGCCGCTGCCGGGGCAGGAGGTGGCGCTGAGCTACAGTCTGCCGAACCACGGCGTCGAGATCGGCTTCCTGCCGAGCGACTTCACCCAGGTCAATCTGGAACTCAACCGGCGCATGGTCGATCAGGCGCTTGATCTGCTCGGCCCCGATCCGGACGACGCGGTGCTGGATCTGTTCTGCGGACTGGGCAATTTCACCCTGCCGCTGGCGCGCCGGTCGGCCGAGGTCGTGGGCGTCGAGGGCGATGCCGGACTGGTCGAGCGCGCACGCGCCAATGCCGCTCACAACGGTCTCGACAATGTCCGGTTCCATGTCGCCGACCTCCAGACCGAGCTGAGCACCGAGGCCCCCTGGACCCGACAACGCTTCACCAAAGCCCTGATCGACCCGCCGCGCAGTGGCGCCCTGGAGGTGCTCGACTGGCTGCCGCGTCTCGGCGTCGAGCGTCTGGTCTATGTCTCCTGCTACCCGACCACCCTGGCACGCGATGCCGACCGGCTTGTCAACGAACTCGGCTATCGACTGCGCGCGGCGGGCGTGATGGACATGTTCCCGCATACCAGCCATGTCGAATCCATGGCGCTCTTCGAACGGTGA
- a CDS encoding cupin domain-containing protein, giving the protein MTLERPLIHSPAESDEYFMEEGCFILEGWNRPEDPALSIARARVEPGERTRLHRLVGVVERYLILVGVGVPEVEGLEPRRVGPGDLVYIPAGAAQRIENDGDCDLIFLAICTPRFTPEVYQDIEPD; this is encoded by the coding sequence ATGACGCTGGAGCGCCCGCTGATCCATTCGCCCGCCGAGTCGGACGAATACTTCATGGAGGAAGGCTGTTTCATCCTGGAGGGCTGGAACCGGCCCGAGGATCCCGCCCTCTCGATCGCGCGCGCCCGGGTCGAGCCGGGCGAGCGCACGCGCCTGCATCGGCTCGTCGGCGTGGTCGAGCGCTATCTGATCCTCGTCGGTGTCGGAGTGCCGGAGGTCGAGGGACTCGAACCCCGACGGGTCGGTCCGGGCGATCTGGTCTACATCCCGGCCGGCGCGGCGCAACGCATCGAGAACGACGGCGACTGTGATCTGATCTTTCTGGCCATCTGCACCCCGCGCTTCACACCCGAGGTCTATCAGGACATCGAGCCCGACTGA
- a CDS encoding transposase: MARLPRFVMPGYPQHVIQRGNNRQQILFEEDDYWFIWDKLGVAAEKFQCDIHAYVLMPNHFHLLLTPYLENGIGKLMQYVGRYYVQYFNGRHERRGTLWEGRYRATLVDPRNHLLTVAHYIESNPVRAGLVDSPAEYGWSSYGGNAEGVEDRLVRPHQEYERLGRSAKARRERYAEDAARPLDEVMLKRIRDSTNKAWALGSPEFCREIESLLNRRALPRPRGGDRRSEAYRRSAGLL, from the coding sequence ATGGCACGCCTTCCTCGTTTCGTCATGCCCGGCTATCCGCAGCACGTCATCCAGCGCGGCAACAATCGTCAGCAGATCCTGTTCGAAGAAGATGACTACTGGTTCATCTGGGACAAGCTCGGCGTGGCCGCCGAGAAGTTCCAGTGCGACATCCACGCCTATGTGCTGATGCCCAACCACTTCCATCTGCTGCTCACGCCCTATCTGGAGAACGGCATCGGCAAGCTGATGCAGTACGTCGGGCGCTACTATGTCCAGTATTTCAACGGACGTCACGAACGGCGCGGCACACTCTGGGAGGGACGCTATCGCGCCACCCTGGTCGATCCCAGGAATCATCTGCTGACGGTCGCGCATTATATCGAGTCCAACCCGGTGCGTGCCGGTCTGGTGGACTCACCCGCCGAGTACGGCTGGTCGAGCTATGGCGGCAACGCCGAGGGCGTCGAGGATCGGCTCGTCAGGCCGCATCAGGAATATGAGCGTCTGGGGCGCAGCGCCAAGGCCAGACGCGAGCGCTATGCCGAAGACGCCGCCCGTCCGCTCGACGAAGTCATGCTCAAGCGGATTCGCGACTCGACCAACAAGGCCTGGGCGCTGGGCAGTCCCGAGTTCTGCCGGGAGATCGAGAGTTTGCTCAACCGTCGCGCCCTGCCGCGTCCGCGCGGCGGTGATCGGCGTTCCGAAGCCTATCGGCGCAGTGCCGGCCTGCTGTGA